One region of Flavobacterium sp. KACC 22763 genomic DNA includes:
- a CDS encoding DUF3857 domain-containing protein, which yields MLRISLVYIAFFWSAMTIQAQNYELGKVTIAELNEKVHPKDSSAPAAILFKKGRTYFGYNKDVGFYANHVCEVKIKIYKKEGLNWADQKVRYYIGYENLNEDRLEFSEAVTYNLENGNIVKTKLNNQGEFKTKINKYWKEKTITLPNVKVGAIIEYKYVLRSENLVKFPDFDIQFDIPLNYFYYKTQIPEFYIYKPLLIGGIPLETESKFTNGSQSFDNLYSQTSSFSYKQIETFYTGKDVPALKEEPYINNLENYRGSIQQELERVRLPDQPVKDYSLTWEGVAKTIFKDESFGKQLNQGALFTDDLNTLLTNVDDKKERLNLIFTYVKNRMNWNEINSCYTEKGVEKAYKEQTGNVAEINFILINMLRAAGIEANPVLVSTIQNGLPVYPTRTGFNYVIAAAEIDGKRILLDATRKLTAPNILPLNVLNWKGRLITKDGNSQEIELDPAIQSKEIYSLVVKIEPDGKMNGQGRVQRTEYDAYSFREENKAKTEDAYLEKFENNLGGLSISNYKIENQKSNLDQSVIETFSFVSGSRSDIIQGKIFVNPLLFFTRSKNPFNQEKRQMPVYFGYKNMEKYNFSIQIPEGYAVESIPKPVKITSEDKQMSFILNFSVTENKIQIVSQKEINNSIFAAEDYGMIKEFFQKMIVSQNEKIILKKI from the coding sequence ATGCTAAGAATTTCCCTAGTTTATATTGCCTTTTTTTGGAGCGCAATGACGATTCAAGCCCAAAATTATGAATTGGGAAAAGTAACAATTGCCGAATTAAATGAAAAAGTTCACCCTAAAGATAGCAGCGCACCCGCTGCTATCTTGTTTAAAAAGGGAAGAACTTATTTTGGTTATAACAAAGACGTTGGATTTTATGCCAATCATGTATGTGAAGTAAAAATCAAAATCTATAAGAAAGAAGGTTTAAATTGGGCAGACCAGAAAGTGCGTTATTATATCGGGTATGAAAATTTAAATGAGGATCGTTTAGAGTTTTCAGAAGCGGTGACTTACAATTTAGAGAACGGAAACATTGTAAAAACAAAACTAAATAATCAGGGAGAATTTAAAACCAAGATTAATAAGTATTGGAAAGAAAAGACTATTACTTTACCCAATGTAAAAGTGGGGGCTATTATTGAGTACAAATATGTTTTGAGGTCAGAAAATCTTGTGAAATTCCCTGATTTCGACATTCAGTTTGATATTCCTCTTAACTATTTTTATTATAAAACACAGATTCCAGAGTTTTATATCTATAAACCGCTTTTGATTGGAGGAATTCCGCTTGAAACAGAATCTAAATTTACAAATGGTAGTCAGAGCTTTGATAACCTCTACAGTCAGACAAGCTCATTTAGCTATAAACAAATTGAAACTTTTTATACAGGAAAAGACGTTCCAGCATTAAAAGAAGAACCTTATATTAATAATCTTGAAAATTATCGTGGAAGCATTCAGCAAGAACTTGAAAGGGTTCGTCTTCCTGATCAGCCTGTAAAAGACTACAGTTTAACTTGGGAAGGTGTTGCCAAAACTATTTTTAAAGACGAAAGCTTTGGAAAACAGCTTAATCAAGGGGCTTTATTTACGGATGATCTGAATACATTATTGACTAACGTAGACGATAAAAAAGAAAGATTGAATCTGATTTTTACGTATGTCAAAAATCGAATGAATTGGAACGAAATTAATAGTTGTTATACAGAAAAAGGAGTTGAAAAAGCTTATAAAGAACAAACTGGAAATGTTGCAGAGATCAATTTTATTTTGATAAATATGCTTCGAGCAGCAGGTATAGAAGCAAATCCTGTTTTGGTAAGTACAATTCAAAATGGACTTCCGGTTTATCCCACAAGAACAGGATTCAATTACGTTATAGCGGCAGCCGAAATTGATGGTAAAAGAATTCTTTTGGATGCAACTCGTAAGCTTACAGCTCCCAATATTTTGCCATTAAATGTTCTAAATTGGAAAGGAAGGTTAATTACGAAAGATGGAAATTCGCAAGAAATTGAATTAGATCCGGCAATACAGTCGAAAGAGATTTACAGCCTTGTAGTCAAAATTGAACCTGACGGAAAAATGAACGGGCAGGGTAGAGTGCAGCGAACAGAATATGATGCCTATAGTTTTAGAGAAGAAAACAAAGCTAAAACGGAAGACGCTTATCTTGAAAAATTTGAGAATAATTTAGGAGGTTTGAGTATTTCAAATTATAAAATAGAGAATCAGAAATCAAATTTAGATCAGTCTGTTATTGAAACTTTTTCTTTTGTTTCAGGCAGTCGTTCGGATATTATCCAGGGTAAGATTTTTGTCAATCCACTATTGTTTTTTACGCGAAGTAAAAATCCTTTCAATCAGGAAAAAAGACAAATGCCAGTTTATTTCGGATATAAAAACATGGAAAAGTACAATTTTAGTATTCAGATTCCAGAAGGATATGCTGTAGAATCTATTCCAAAACCGGTAAAAATAACTTCAGAGGACAAACAGATGTCCTTTATCTTAAATTTTTCAGTTACAGAAAACAAAATTCAAATTGTAAGCCAAAAAGAAATCAACAATAGTATTTTTGCAGCGGAGGATTACGGAATGATAAAAGAGTTTTTTCAGAAGATGATCGTAAGCCAAAATGAAAAAATAATTCTTAAAAAGATATAG
- a CDS encoding prephenate dehydrogenase: MKVYVIGIGLIGGSMVLDIKGRYPDATILGIDNNEKHLQEAIDLGVIDEAGSFEDLQKADFVIVSVPVDVALTVLPKVLDAVGDKTIVFEVGSTKKPICDVVANHPKRRNFIATHPIAGTEFSGPSAAIRGLFQGKTNIICEVEKTAFKLQEKALNLFTSIGMRIRYMDPVSHDKHIAYVSHLSHISSFMLGKTVMVKEKDEQDIFDMAGSGFESTVRLAKSSPAMWTPIFKQNKEYVLETLEGYIANLTQFRDLLAEDNYNAIFEEMESVNKIREILNGITIKK; encoded by the coding sequence ATGAAAGTATACGTAATAGGAATAGGGTTAATAGGTGGTTCAATGGTGTTAGACATCAAAGGGCGTTATCCTGATGCGACTATCTTAGGAATCGACAATAACGAAAAACATTTGCAGGAAGCAATTGACCTTGGAGTTATTGATGAAGCAGGAAGCTTCGAAGATTTACAAAAAGCAGATTTTGTAATCGTTTCGGTTCCAGTAGATGTAGCGCTGACAGTTTTGCCTAAAGTTCTGGATGCAGTTGGAGACAAGACAATTGTTTTTGAAGTAGGATCGACCAAAAAGCCAATTTGTGATGTGGTGGCCAATCATCCTAAAAGGAGAAATTTTATTGCCACGCACCCAATTGCAGGAACCGAATTTTCGGGTCCATCAGCAGCAATAAGAGGTTTGTTTCAAGGAAAAACAAACATTATCTGTGAAGTTGAAAAGACTGCTTTTAAATTACAAGAAAAAGCATTAAATCTTTTTACTTCAATTGGAATGAGAATTCGATATATGGATCCCGTTTCGCACGATAAACACATTGCTTATGTTTCGCATTTATCGCATATCAGTTCGTTTATGCTCGGAAAAACAGTAATGGTAAAAGAAAAAGACGAACAAGATATTTTTGATATGGCGGGAAGTGGATTTGAAAGTACCGTTCGTCTAGCAAAAAGTTCACCAGCAATGTGGACACCCATTTTTAAACAAAACAAAGAATACGTTCTGGAAACCTTAGAAGGTTATATTGCAAATTTAACTCAGTTTAGAGATTTGCTGGCAGAGGACAATTACAACGCCATTTTTGAAGAAATGGAAAGTGTAAATAAAATTAGAGAAATATTAAACGGAATAACTATAAAAAAGTAA
- the dtd gene encoding D-aminoacyl-tRNA deacylase has translation MKVVIQRVSEVSVTVDNKRTADIKKGLLVLVGIEEVDTQEDIDWLAGKIIKMRIFGDENDVMNCSVQDIDGDIIVVSQFTLHASTKKGNRPSYIKAAKPDFAIPMYENFVQALEKELEKKVQTGIFGADMKVSLLNDGPVTIVMDSKNRE, from the coding sequence ATGAAAGTTGTAATCCAAAGAGTTTCAGAAGTATCAGTGACCGTTGATAATAAAAGAACAGCCGATATTAAAAAAGGATTATTAGTATTAGTTGGAATTGAAGAAGTCGATACTCAGGAAGATATTGATTGGCTTGCTGGAAAAATCATAAAAATGAGAATCTTTGGTGACGAAAATGATGTCATGAACTGTTCGGTTCAGGATATCGACGGCGATATTATTGTTGTAAGTCAGTTTACGCTTCACGCATCAACCAAAAAAGGAAATCGCCCTTCTTATATAAAAGCCGCCAAACCAGATTTTGCAATTCCAATGTATGAAAACTTTGTTCAGGCATTAGAAAAAGAGTTGGAGAAGAAGGTTCAAACTGGAATTTTTGGTGCGGATATGAAAGTCAGCCTTTTAAATGATGGCCCAGTTACAATCGTAATGGATAGCAAAAACAGGGAGTAA
- a CDS encoding DUF3857 domain-containing protein: MKNLFCALFFILFTANISAQKNIYPIAAVADSLKQNANAVLRLNQMDIVIASQRSMSIKTQRVVSVLNEKGLKDIDAFSHYDKTTSINNIEAIVYDALGNEIKKIKRKDFRDQSAVSGSTLFSDNRVLYLDYTPISYPFTIAFSCETETSNTAFIPQWYFIDSYNLSVEKCILNITFPKGLGFKKKEFRFDNFNIQKTADTDTNLSYIATNIVAQKQEDLSPSPSDLFPKVMMGLENFHLEGVDGNATTWEAFGKWYGDKILTGTTILPEETKTKIKALVGDEKDPVKKAKIIYDYVQKKSRYVNIAVGIGGWKPMLANDVDRLGYGDCKALSNYTKALLQVVDVPSYNTILYGDRYKADIQSDFVSMQGNHMILAIPNKDKYIWLECTSQEDPFGYQGTFTDDRDVLVVKPEGGEIVRTKIYDDKGNTQAGKGVYTIDGAGNFSGTLKIASEGSQYATKLRVETMQPNEKEDHYKDYWDNISNLKLGKITFTNDKENIRFTEDVQLSAANYGTLTGNKMIFVVDAFNQYTGNVKRIRNRKNPFQIQRGYLDTDEIEINLPEGYQIEFLPSNYELKGKFGEYKTEIIKKDNNKLTYKRSMFLNKGNYTNKEYDEYRLFMEQVSRNDNAKIILTKS; encoded by the coding sequence ATGAAAAACCTGTTTTGCGCGTTATTTTTTATATTATTTACCGCCAATATTTCTGCTCAAAAGAACATATATCCTATAGCTGCCGTTGCTGATAGTTTAAAACAAAATGCGAATGCTGTTCTTCGTTTAAACCAAATGGATATCGTCATTGCTTCGCAAAGAAGTATGAGTATCAAAACTCAAAGAGTCGTTTCGGTTTTAAATGAAAAAGGTTTAAAAGATATTGATGCCTTTAGTCACTATGATAAAACAACTTCGATAAATAATATTGAAGCTATAGTTTATGATGCTTTAGGAAATGAGATAAAGAAAATCAAAAGAAAAGACTTTAGGGATCAGAGCGCTGTAAGCGGAAGTACACTTTTTTCAGATAACCGCGTGCTTTATTTAGATTATACCCCAATTTCGTATCCATTTACAATTGCTTTTTCGTGCGAGACTGAAACTTCAAATACAGCCTTTATACCGCAATGGTATTTTATTGATAGCTACAACTTGAGCGTAGAAAAATGTATTTTGAATATTACTTTTCCGAAAGGATTGGGATTTAAGAAAAAAGAGTTTCGATTTGATAATTTTAATATACAAAAAACAGCCGATACTGATACCAATTTAAGTTATATAGCAACGAATATAGTTGCTCAAAAACAAGAAGACCTTAGTCCTTCTCCTTCAGATCTTTTTCCTAAAGTTATGATGGGATTAGAAAACTTCCACTTAGAAGGAGTTGACGGAAATGCAACCACATGGGAAGCATTTGGTAAGTGGTATGGTGATAAAATCTTAACAGGAACAACTATTTTACCCGAAGAAACCAAAACAAAAATCAAAGCTCTTGTTGGAGATGAGAAAGATCCTGTCAAGAAAGCCAAAATCATTTACGATTATGTGCAAAAAAAATCCCGATATGTAAACATCGCAGTTGGCATTGGTGGCTGGAAACCTATGTTGGCAAATGATGTTGATCGTTTAGGATATGGCGATTGTAAAGCATTGTCAAATTATACAAAAGCACTTTTGCAAGTTGTAGATGTTCCGTCATATAATACGATTTTATATGGTGATCGCTACAAAGCAGATATTCAGTCCGATTTTGTATCGATGCAAGGAAACCATATGATTCTCGCAATTCCAAATAAAGATAAATACATCTGGCTAGAGTGCACAAGTCAGGAAGATCCGTTTGGTTATCAGGGAACTTTTACTGATGATCGTGATGTTTTGGTTGTAAAGCCAGAAGGAGGAGAAATTGTTCGTACTAAAATCTACGATGATAAAGGAAATACTCAAGCTGGCAAAGGAGTCTACACAATTGATGGAGCTGGAAATTTTTCAGGAACATTAAAAATAGCATCAGAGGGAAGCCAGTATGCTACTAAATTGCGCGTTGAGACCATGCAACCAAACGAAAAAGAAGATCATTACAAAGATTATTGGGATAATATCAGCAATTTGAAATTGGGTAAAATAACTTTTACCAACGATAAAGAGAACATTCGTTTTACTGAAGATGTTCAGTTAAGTGCTGCAAATTATGGAACGTTGACTGGGAATAAAATGATTTTTGTAGTTGACGCTTTTAATCAGTATACAGGAAATGTAAAACGAATTAGAAACCGAAAAAATCCATTTCAAATTCAGCGTGGCTATTTAGATACAGATGAAATCGAGATAAATCTTCCCGAAGGTTATCAGATAGAATTCCTGCCTTCAAATTATGAGCTAAAAGGAAAATTTGGTGAGTACAAAACAGAAATCATTAAAAAAGACAATAACAAATTGACTTATAAAAGATCAATGTTTTTGAACAAAGGAAATTATACAAACAAAGAATATGATGAGTATCGTTTGTTTATGGAACAAGTTTCTCGAAACGATAATGCTAAGATAATATTGACCAAAAGTTAA
- a CDS encoding pyridoxal phosphate-dependent aminotransferase: protein MITTAKRLDTVEEYYFSSKLREVRQLMSEGKSIINMGIGSPDLSPSKAVIEAVAAAIQDENGHGYQSYQGLPEMRQAMADFYRDQFGVEVNPNNEILPLMGSKEGIMHISLAFLNEGDHVLIPNPGYPTYTSVTNLVQAVPVYYDLKEENGWEPDFEALEKLDLSKVKIMWLGYPHMPTGARGSLALFEKLVAFAKKHNILLINDNPYSFVLNDNPMSLLQVEGAKDVALELNSLSKTFNMAGWRVGMVLGNPEIIDAVLKVKSNMDSGMYYGIQKGAIAALKCDKSWFEDQNKIYRRRRELTEKLAEKLNCKVYKEGVGLFVWAKLPEGIESAEKFIDEILYEKHIFITPGTIFGSNGEGYIRFSLCVKEEKVQEAIDRF from the coding sequence ATGATTACAACAGCAAAACGATTAGACACAGTTGAAGAATACTACTTCTCATCAAAACTAAGAGAAGTTCGTCAGTTGATGTCTGAAGGAAAATCGATCATCAACATGGGAATTGGAAGCCCTGATTTGAGTCCGTCAAAAGCAGTAATTGAGGCAGTCGCTGCAGCAATTCAAGATGAAAACGGGCATGGTTATCAAAGCTATCAGGGATTACCAGAAATGAGGCAGGCGATGGCAGATTTTTATCGTGATCAGTTTGGTGTTGAAGTGAATCCGAATAATGAGATTTTACCTCTTATGGGTTCGAAAGAAGGAATTATGCATATTTCGTTGGCATTTTTAAATGAAGGCGATCATGTTTTGATTCCGAATCCAGGTTATCCAACTTATACTTCGGTAACCAATTTGGTTCAAGCAGTTCCGGTTTATTATGATTTGAAAGAAGAAAACGGATGGGAACCAGATTTTGAAGCTCTTGAAAAACTGGATCTTTCGAAAGTAAAAATTATGTGGTTGGGATATCCACACATGCCTACAGGAGCAAGAGGAAGTTTAGCGTTATTTGAAAAATTGGTTGCTTTTGCTAAAAAACACAATATATTATTGATCAACGACAATCCGTATAGTTTTGTTTTGAATGATAATCCGATGAGTTTATTACAGGTTGAAGGCGCTAAAGATGTGGCTTTAGAATTGAATTCATTGAGTAAAACATTCAACATGGCAGGCTGGAGAGTCGGAATGGTTTTAGGAAATCCTGAAATTATCGACGCAGTTCTAAAAGTAAAAAGCAATATGGACAGTGGTATGTATTACGGAATTCAAAAAGGTGCAATCGCAGCGTTAAAATGTGATAAATCTTGGTTCGAAGATCAAAACAAAATTTACAGACGCCGTAGAGAATTAACAGAGAAATTAGCTGAAAAGCTAAACTGTAAAGTATATAAAGAAGGAGTTGGACTTTTTGTTTGGGCAAAATTGCCAGAAGGAATCGAATCAGCAGAGAAGTTCATTGACGAAATATTATATGAGAAACATATTTTCATTACACCGGGAACCATTTTTGGAAGTAACGGCGAAGGCTATATTAGATTCTCATTGTGTGTAAAAGAAGAAAAAGTACAGGAAGCTATTGATCGATTTTAG
- a CDS encoding bifunctional 3-deoxy-7-phosphoheptulonate synthase/chorismate mutase type II has product MENKKEMRKWLEDFNLNHPLVIAGPCSAETEDQVLKIAHELKDSKVSVFRAGIWKPRTRPGGFEGVGEIGLKWLQKAKAETGLLMGTEVATAAHCKLALEHDIDVLWVGARTTANPFAVQEIADTLKGTDKIVLVKNPVNPDLALWLGGVERLHMAGIEKLGVIHRGFSTYEKTKYRNIPEWQIAIELQNKFPDLPLIIDPSHITGDRKMIFEVTQEALDLNYDGMIIETHIDPDNAWSDAAQQVTPDALKQIIKDLTIRKTDDTTDEYSQKMKKLRANIDVLDANLLELLGKRMKVADEIGQVKKDANVAILQNNRWNEILGKMILEGEKKGLTEEFVLRMFKAIHQESIGHQEKIFNA; this is encoded by the coding sequence ATGGAAAATAAAAAAGAAATGAGAAAGTGGTTAGAGGATTTCAATTTAAATCACCCACTTGTGATAGCTGGACCTTGTAGTGCAGAAACTGAAGATCAAGTATTGAAAATTGCTCACGAATTGAAAGATTCAAAAGTAAGCGTTTTCAGAGCTGGAATCTGGAAACCAAGAACTCGTCCAGGAGGATTTGAGGGTGTTGGTGAAATTGGATTGAAATGGTTACAGAAAGCTAAAGCTGAAACTGGTTTATTAATGGGAACTGAAGTTGCAACTGCAGCGCACTGTAAACTAGCTTTAGAACACGATATCGACGTATTATGGGTTGGTGCACGTACAACTGCAAACCCTTTCGCAGTTCAAGAAATTGCTGATACATTAAAAGGAACTGATAAAATTGTTTTGGTGAAAAACCCTGTAAACCCAGATTTAGCTTTATGGTTAGGTGGTGTTGAGCGTTTACACATGGCTGGAATCGAGAAATTAGGTGTTATTCACAGAGGTTTCTCTACTTACGAAAAAACAAAATACAGAAACATTCCAGAGTGGCAGATTGCTATCGAATTGCAAAACAAATTCCCTGATTTACCATTAATCATCGATCCATCTCACATTACAGGAGATCGTAAAATGATTTTCGAAGTAACTCAAGAGGCTTTAGACTTGAACTACGATGGTATGATTATCGAAACGCACATCGATCCAGACAACGCTTGGTCTGATGCGGCTCAGCAAGTAACTCCAGATGCTTTGAAACAAATCATTAAAGATTTGACTATCAGAAAAACGGATGATACTACAGATGAGTACAGCCAAAAAATGAAAAAACTAAGAGCTAACATCGACGTTTTGGATGCTAACTTATTAGAATTGTTAGGAAAACGTATGAAAGTGGCTGATGAAATTGGTCAAGTGAAAAAAGACGCTAACGTTGCGATTCTTCAAAACAACCGTTGGAACGAAATCTTAGGGAAAATGATTTTGGAAGGTGAGAAAAAAGGTCTTACTGAAGAGTTTGTTTTGAGAATGTTCAAAGCAATTCACCAAGAAAGTATTGGTCACCAAGAGAAAATTTTCAACGCATAA
- the rsgA gene encoding ribosome small subunit-dependent GTPase A: MTGTVYKSTGSWYTVKSEKGDFIECRMKGKFRIKGIKSTNPIAVGDIVDYELEETSDAVTGMIHNIHERKNYIVRKSVNLSKQIHIIASNIDQVFLLVTIDNPPTTTSFIDRFLVTAEAYGIEAILIFNKIDTLNDQTLDDQLYLQHIYQEIGYKCLRISSTENKGVDKLKEMMIGKVSMFSGHSGVGKSTLVNAMEPSLHLKTTVISEQSKQGQHTTTFAEMYDLSFDARIIDTPGIKGFGIVDMEPTEITDYFPEFFRLKDQCKFNNCLHKEEPHCAIKAALEKDEIAWSRYNSYLKILEGDDEHYRTDTYGEDRAASDETRK, from the coding sequence ATGACAGGAACCGTATACAAATCTACAGGAAGCTGGTACACCGTAAAATCTGAAAAAGGAGATTTTATAGAATGCCGTATGAAAGGGAAATTTAGAATAAAAGGTATCAAAAGTACCAACCCAATTGCTGTAGGCGATATTGTTGATTATGAATTGGAGGAAACGTCAGATGCCGTTACCGGAATGATTCATAATATTCACGAAAGAAAAAACTATATCGTTCGTAAATCGGTTAACTTGTCAAAACAGATTCATATTATTGCTTCCAATATCGATCAGGTTTTTTTATTGGTTACAATTGATAATCCGCCAACAACTACAAGTTTTATTGACCGTTTTTTGGTTACTGCCGAAGCTTACGGAATTGAAGCTATTTTGATTTTTAATAAAATCGATACTTTAAATGATCAGACTTTAGATGATCAGCTTTATTTGCAACATATTTATCAAGAAATTGGATATAAGTGTTTGAGAATTTCTTCAACAGAAAATAAAGGTGTTGACAAATTAAAGGAAATGATGATTGGTAAAGTAAGTATGTTTTCTGGACATTCGGGAGTTGGAAAATCAACTTTGGTCAATGCAATGGAACCTAGTCTTCATTTAAAAACAACAGTAATTTCAGAACAAAGTAAACAAGGACAACATACTACAACTTTTGCAGAAATGTACGATTTGTCTTTTGATGCCCGAATTATTGATACTCCAGGAATTAAAGGTTTCGGAATCGTTGATATGGAACCAACAGAAATCACCGATTATTTTCCAGAGTTTTTCAGATTGAAAGATCAATGTAAGTTTAACAACTGTTTACACAAAGAAGAACCGCATTGCGCCATAAAAGCTGCTTTAGAAAAAGATGAAATTGCTTGGTCGCGCTACAACAGTTATCTTAAAATCCTTGAAGGCGACGATGAGCATTATCGTACCGATACTTACGGTGAAGATCGCGCAGCGAGTGATGAAACACGTAAGTAA
- a CDS encoding DUF3857 domain-containing protein, whose translation MKIIKLFSLTVILLIASKAMSQEFKLGKVSIAELEQKVHPKDSTAAAAILYKRGTARVEYDPNDGFVILTDVETRIKIYKKEGYDWANQEVWYYNTTNLKEKVFFDDAVTYNLVNGKIEKTKLKSDGVFDEVLNKYRGQKKMTMPNVKEGSVIEFRYTIKCPSDRIIREWAFQSSIPVNYSEFSTFIPEYYVFNSRQKGYLFPKVTTTKNPKSITFNIKERNSGYASKTTSFSTEKLDYIENQSTFIAVDLPAMKDESYVNNIENYMSAVSHELSLTKFPNSPMKEYSSDWNSVVKTIYEYDDFGPELNKTGYFEEDLKKLLADTKTSEEKIWVIFNHVKSNVKWNNYTGYSCDNGVKKAYKEKTGNIADINLMLTAMLRYSGLTANPVLVSTRSNGIALFPNRTAFNYVIAAVETPNGYILLDASEKFSIPNVLPLRVLNWSGRLIRKDGSSEEINLMPEKTSADNVFMNYSIDNTGKVTGKTRRQCMDYNAMITRSNIESLKEEEYLEKLENQNNKIEISEYSKTNEKDMLLPIIETYSFTGNNLCELIGDKIYVSPMLFFTNDKNPFKQEVREYPVDFSYPFADKYNITIKIPEGFAVETLPAPAALTMEDNLGAFKFNIAANGDTLQLSILHQINEAIVSTEKYDMLKEYYKTMIAKQTEKIVLKRI comes from the coding sequence ATGAAAATTATTAAATTATTTAGTCTCACTGTGATTTTATTGATAGCTTCAAAAGCAATGTCGCAGGAATTTAAATTAGGAAAAGTATCCATTGCAGAATTAGAACAAAAAGTGCATCCGAAAGACTCTACAGCTGCAGCAGCGATTTTGTATAAAAGAGGGACAGCAAGAGTTGAATATGATCCTAATGATGGTTTTGTCATATTAACTGATGTGGAAACTAGAATTAAAATTTATAAAAAAGAAGGATACGATTGGGCTAATCAGGAAGTATGGTATTACAATACTACTAATTTAAAAGAAAAAGTCTTTTTTGATGATGCTGTTACTTATAATTTAGTGAATGGTAAAATTGAGAAAACAAAGCTAAAGAGCGATGGGGTTTTTGATGAAGTCTTGAATAAATACAGAGGTCAGAAGAAAATGACAATGCCGAATGTAAAAGAAGGTTCTGTAATAGAGTTTCGATACACTATAAAATGTCCGAGTGATAGAATCATTAGAGAATGGGCTTTTCAATCCAGCATTCCTGTTAATTATTCTGAGTTCTCAACTTTTATTCCTGAATATTATGTTTTTAATTCAAGACAAAAAGGATATCTTTTTCCGAAAGTTACTACAACAAAAAATCCAAAATCTATAACTTTTAATATTAAAGAAAGAAATAGTGGATATGCTTCTAAAACTACTTCTTTTTCAACAGAGAAACTTGATTATATAGAGAATCAGAGCACTTTTATTGCTGTAGATTTACCGGCAATGAAAGATGAGTCTTATGTAAATAATATAGAAAACTATATGTCAGCGGTTTCTCATGAGTTATCATTGACAAAGTTTCCAAATTCTCCAATGAAAGAATATTCTTCAGATTGGAATTCTGTTGTAAAAACAATTTATGAATATGACGATTTTGGCCCTGAATTAAATAAAACAGGATATTTTGAAGAGGATTTAAAAAAGCTGCTTGCAGATACTAAAACGTCAGAAGAAAAGATTTGGGTTATTTTTAATCATGTAAAATCAAACGTAAAATGGAACAATTACACAGGGTATAGCTGTGATAATGGGGTAAAAAAAGCCTACAAAGAAAAAACAGGAAATATTGCCGATATAAATTTAATGCTTACAGCAATGTTGCGTTATTCGGGTTTAACTGCAAATCCAGTTTTAGTTAGTACGCGCTCAAACGGAATTGCCCTGTTTCCAAACAGAACGGCATTCAATTATGTAATTGCTGCTGTCGAAACTCCAAACGGATATATTTTACTAGATGCTTCAGAAAAATTTTCGATTCCGAATGTTTTACCGCTAAGAGTTTTGAATTGGTCAGGAAGATTGATCAGAAAAGACGGGTCGTCGGAAGAGATTAATTTAATGCCAGAAAAAACTTCGGCCGATAATGTTTTTATGAATTATAGTATTGATAATACTGGGAAAGTTACAGGTAAAACAAGAAGACAGTGCATGGATTATAATGCAATGATTACACGAAGTAATATTGAAAGCTTAAAAGAAGAAGAATATTTAGAAAAACTAGAAAACCAAAATAATAAAATAGAAATTAGTGAGTACTCAAAAACGAATGAAAAAGATATGCTTCTTCCTATTATAGAAACGTATTCTTTTACAGGAAATAATCTATGCGAGCTAATTGGCGATAAAATATACGTAAGTCCAATGTTGTTTTTTACCAACGATAAAAACCCTTTTAAGCAAGAAGTGCGAGAATATCCAGTTGATTTTAGTTATCCTTTTGCAGATAAGTATAATATCACAATTAAGATTCCAGAAGGTTTTGCAGTTGAAACATTGCCAGCTCCGGCGGCACTAACAATGGAAGATAATCTGGGTGCTTTTAAATTTAATATTGCAGCCAATGGTGATACTTTACAATTGTCTATTTTACATCAGATAAATGAAGCGATTGTTTCTACCGAAAAGTATGATATGCTAAAAGAATATTATAAGACGATGATTGCCAAACAAACAGAAAAAATCGTTTTAAAACGTATTTAA